DNA from Geobacter sulfurreducens PCA:
GGCTGAAGGTCGGAACCACGTAGACCAGGAGAAAAGTGATGGCCAACGTTGCAACGGTAACAAGGATTGCGGGATAGACCAGCGCGGAAATGAATCGTTTCCGTACTTCTTCCACCCGTTTGAGAAACGCGATGTAGCGCCGGATGGTGAGCTGCAGGTCCCCGGTCCGCTCGCCAGCTCGCACCGAAGCTACGTAGAGATGGGGAAAGACCTTGGTGTGCTTTTCCAGGGCATCGGAGAGAGCCATCCCACCCTTTACGTCCTCGCGAACAACCGCCAGCACGTCAAATAGAGTTCCCCGCTCAACCCGCTCCAGTACCGTGTCAAGCGCCTGGATAATCGGCAAGCCGGCCTTGATCAGAACGAGAAGCTCCTGGTTGAGGGTAAGGAGGGCCTTGTTGTCTACCTTGCGTCGCCCTCCCCCTTTGTCCCAGAGAAACTGCAGGGGCTTTTTTTTTATCTCGAAAACAAAAAAACCCTGCTCTTCCAAACTGGTGCGAAGCATTTCAGGGTTTGCTGCTTCCAGTTCCCTGGTGATGATTCGCCCCTCCGAGGAGCCGAGCTTACAGTGGTATAGGGCCATTAGATTTTCTTAGCACAAAATGGGTAAAATTAAAAATAAAAACAAGCAGAAACATGACCGCAACACCATCACAACACACCCACCACAACACAATAGTCACTGCTATCGGTCGTGGCAGGAAAAGCAGAGATCCTCCACAGGGATGCGAAGATGGTACGCTTTCTGGTGAGGGTTTTCCGCGGCAACCACATGCATGTCGTGACATGTGATGGCACAGGCAATCAATCCGTCTCCATCGAGCGGCAGCCCCTTGCGGTTCATTTCCGGCTTTTTGCCGACACCATGTCCGAAATCAATGCCGTGACACTGAAGACATACCCCGTTAGCATCTGATTTTAGCTGACTTTTCCCATCACCAGACAAGCGGTCGGATCTCAGATCCCGTTCCGTGGCAATGTGACATGAAAGACACGCCCCCTGTGCATCGTGCGGCGATACACGTTCAGCCGCCGAAACGGACTGCGCGTTTAGTGTTGCCCACAGCGACACAGCCACAAACGCATTGAAAAATACTAGTTTCCGGCTGCCCGGCGCGTACAGGCTCATGGCTCAGTATACCCTCGGATTATGGTCCACACCGTGGCAGGAAAGATAGCACTCCCCCCTGAACGTGGATATCCCCTTTTCGACAAACTTGAGCTGGCCCTGCGAATTAGGAGAAACCACCGACCTGTTAAACCGGATCAGGTATTTGTACTCGACGCTGCCGTGGGAATTGTGGCAGGTATAGCAGGAGGTGCCGTTCGAGCCGGCAATTCCGCCAGTACCCTGAATATGCTTTGCATGAAATTTGAAGCTTTCATTGCCGAGGATACTGCTGCGATCGTGGCACCGGTAACAGAGGGCATATACATGAGGGCTTTCCGGTTGGTTGTCGCGTGTCGAGTAGTTCTCGACGAGGATGTGCTCGTTAAGTGAGCCGTGAGGTCCCCGGGGCCCGGAAGAAGACTCGCTGCCGTGGCAGTCGCCACAGGAAATAATTGAGACGTCACCCGGAGTTACCTTCCTTTCCTTATATGGATGGATGAGACTGACAACCGCCGTGTTTTTCCCCTCAGCTTCCACCGGATGAAACGACGGGTTGGTGGAAGCAAGCTCGGCCCTCTTATTATTAAAACGGCCGGGAAGATTAGCACTTTCAGCGTGGCATCTGTAGCAAAGTTCGAACTCCGCCGTGACGGTCGAGATCAGATTGCCCACCCTGCGCCCTTTGATTCCTGCAAATTTATTGGCGGGAGAAACATGATGAGGGTTGTGGCAATCCACGCAGACGGC
Protein-coding regions in this window:
- a CDS encoding cytochrome c3 family protein, yielding MSLYAPGSRKLVFFNAFVAVSLWATLNAQSVSAAERVSPHDAQGACLSCHIATERDLRSDRLSGDGKSQLKSDANGVCLQCHGIDFGHGVGKKPEMNRKGLPLDGDGLIACAITCHDMHVVAAENPHQKAYHLRIPVEDLCFSCHDR
- a CDS encoding multiheme c-type cytochrome: MPVAAVLICLVLLSVMPAFAADYTGGVHLDRSKVPRGCSTCHLKFNFKDGGGPETCIVCHGDPSRLTRQYAGMPRGFAPRESDMKNIEDEFRKPFRHPTFDVRGVHRGGETLPEADPRMPRHAVCVDCHNPHHVSPANKFAGIKGRRVGNLISTVTAEFELCYRCHAESANLPGRFNNKRAELASTNPSFHPVEAEGKNTAVVSLIHPYKERKVTPGDVSIISCGDCHGSESSSGPRGPHGSLNEHILVENYSTRDNQPESPHVYALCYRCHDRSSILGNESFKFHAKHIQGTGGIAGSNGTSCYTCHNSHGSVEYKYLIRFNRSVVSPNSQGQLKFVEKGISTFRGECYLSCHGVDHNPRVY